Part of the Tamandua tetradactyla isolate mTamTet1 chromosome X, mTamTet1.pri, whole genome shotgun sequence genome, gatgACCAATGAACATGTTTATGTGCAATTCCAACTTACCAGAGTAGTTATACAaacccaaatcagtagtgttttcaCTGAACTGATATGAAAAAGCCATATATTAAAACCATATTACCAGTGTTTACTGAAAGTAGGCATATTTGTTTTATGGCAAAATTATCCTAATAACCAAAAAACCACTTCTTACCAGAGAGTTACATTGTGTTGATAGCCCATAAATGGAATAAGAGGATTTCACTTTTGTGTAGGCTGGGTTCACAGTGAGTATGTTAGTACAGAGATCATAGTTTTAATATTACTATAACAACATCAGTAATAGAATATATGTAAGGGATGTAAAAAACTAGCAATAAAGCTCTTAATGGCAACAATCCAAACTGGCAGCTGCAAGAAAAGGTGCTGCTAGGAAGCAAAAAGCATTAAAGAAATTTAGCTTCAGCAATACTAGTTTACAGTGCTTCCATAATGAAATTTATTAATTCACATAAATTTTTCTTGTGGGCAACTAATGGACCAAAGGAAAATGGACTTTTGCCCCCTTTAACTACTAGCCCAATCCTGAAAACGGAAGCAATCACTTGCAATCTTCCACACGGTGTTGTTAGGAGTGGACTGAGCTGTCAGCAGGAAGTTCTGGTTGAAGTAGTGTTGTCTGTTTCCATCAAACTTCACAGTTCCACTGGTCACAACAAGAACCGTAGTCTGGGACTGGGTAGCTTGCTCTTCACCCATATAAAACAAGAGAGGAGGTCAGTTTCCATAGTTAAATAGGGAGATTTTTCAGGCTTAAACTGCACTGTTTATGATCTAATGCTAAAAAACcaaatttcataaattttctttACATTGAACAAAATCTGTATCTATATACACAAAGCCCCAAAATGACATACCATTTCAAAGATAATACAATTATCTTCAGCCCAGAACCCTAGAgtttcaaaacaaaacacttcTAATCTAGCATGGGAACATTTTCTTGCTGTATGTATTAATACTTCACAGGGTTTCTAAGAGAGCTCATTCCCCATTTTGCATCTTAAGCTACAATTCTTTTTAAGAActatgagagggaaaaaaaaatcacctgaaaCCACCACTTAAGACACGTAGGACCCCATGTAAAGATTCATCTTATAAACTACATCACTCTATCCTGAATTAACTTGTGTCTTGTCAAAGGTAATCCTTTCACAAACAAtaaatttcttctgtaaaattttaatatgttgtaagATACTAAAACATTAATCAGAGATAAGGCATGATTTTCCTCTGGAGACACTTTAAGACATAGCAGGCAACTATCTATTTAGGGAAAACAGACAATCTCTGCTCTCCGTGAACAAAATCAATTCAGCCTCAACTTCTCATACAATATTTAATAAGACATAATCACCCCATCCACCAAAACTACTAGTGACATTCTGGAGTGAGATGCAcctaaaagaagaacaaaagattGTTTAGGTAgctaatttttcataattttaacttttatcaATAAGTAAATACCTCCATCACTAAAAATTGCTTACTACTTTTGGTGTAGAAGTTCAATGCTCACTAAGtataacaaaggaaataaaagaccaTGATCTTACCATGAACTGGTTGGCAATCTAACATATTGACCTGGAACTCACTAGAAGGcaacatttcaaaaaaattagcCATGGCATCCAGCCCAGTAACAACATTTCCATTCCATAGTAAAGTGGCCTTGTCCAGATACAGCCTGATTAGTGCctaaaaggaaagtaaaagaaaaaaggaaatttttttcttttgagtaagcattttatagaaatggattaaaaggtTAGAGACAGTATATGAACACTTTCATGGTTCTGCCTCCATCTCTACTCCTCTTCCGCCTTCTCCACATGAAACCAATGTGAACAAGGGGTCTGCCTCTAACCATAAACATATAAACCAGACAGCTGAAtacttcttttccatttcacttcAGTCACAATGAGAAATTACATCCAATCCAGCAGTTGTGaagttttgctttctttattaaaatgaattaaatagttAAAAGTTCCAAGTACATAATACAACCCCAAACTAGTTTTGGTCTGCCTCCTTTTCTATAAAGAAATTCTGAGTAATAATGAAGCTGTCAGCTAAGCCTTACCTGTACAATTCAATCCCAGTTTTTATAGATATGCAAAAAGCAGAGCCATTATAATGTTTGAATGTATTAAGAAGAATTAGTTCATTTTTACTACCACTCTTATTAACATACTTCAAATACAAAGTTCAAAAGAATCATTAATATTTGCTTAAGCAGTCTTTTATTAAGTAAGTTAAGGCTCAGAtaagacaaaattcaacaattaATTCATTGTATTCACAAGATACACTgcttaattctaaaatttaactTATATAAAAAGGTCAACACTGGTTGTGAACTTGACACTGACAATGAATTATACtgcctttttaaattaattattttttgctgCCTTACTTGTGAAAAGCATAAGCCTCAAAACAAGGCACAATAAATATCCACTTTTACATCCCTTGCCCTTGTCATCAAATATTGGTACAAGGAACTTCTTTTATCTCCTGCCTTTAAAAAACAACTAGCATTTAGAGATAGGgcattgacttcttttttttattataatgttttttttattgtgaaacataacatatacaaaaaaataaatttccaagtacattttaacaagtggttatagaacagatttaaagtttggtttgggttgcagttccaagatttttcattttttttcttctagttgctccaagacactggagaccaacagaaatatcaatataatgactcagcagtcatagtcattttttaaatcctatcttctctgttatactcctccttccctttaaataacatttaaacataaagcaattaatttcaaagaacattccaagaattagttgtagaacagatttcagaatttcttatgggttacaattccaaaattttaggtttttatttctagctgctctaaggtattggcagctaagagaaatatcattataatgatccagcactcatacacatttgttaaaccccaactCCACTAtcacacctttgatctttctcccattctttagtggtatttgtctatgcccattctaatgttttcatgttggaagggctatcaatagtatgggataggggggtgGAATAGTGGATGTTCTGGAAggtctggcccctctgcatttcaggacttacctggtccaggtactcatctggaggttgtaggtttctggagttaccttagcctttgtagaatcttataatattgccctaggtattctttcagattggcaggaatggttttggttggatttggcaagttatgatgggtagctCTAACTGAAGCATGCCAACAGGATGGAAGTTCACTAAAATACAGTATTCTGGGAATAAAAGATCTAGGCAAGACTTGCTTGAACAAACACTAAAAGTACTGCTTAGAAGTTATGGCTCAGGGATAAatcacaatggaaaaaaaaaagctgatgaaGTGAGAACTTGGTCTGTTAAAGACTGAAAGGATCCAAACCATGTGGATCCTGTTAGTTAGCACCAGCTATAGCTGTGAACCTTGATCAGATATCATTTATAATGTATAAGTAAAAGGGGCAAATCAGGAAACATTCCCTATAATGCCAGACCCCTTCAACAGCACCAGTACTACTTCAACCTTATCGGTTAAATGATAGGAATAAATAAAGTAAGATATTTAAGTAAATATATGCTAGTCCCTATGTTAAGTGCAGTATTCAAATTAATTCCTATTCATCACCCTAAAAAGTAAATGAGGTTAAGAGAGGTTATAGAGCTTGGTAACAGCAAAGC contains:
- the NXT2 gene encoding NTF2-related export protein 2, which translates into the protein MRKFRKDWFREDREKQQERGDYFLEDPQTNQPGRRNWTREDIVTPPVLGQTASGSPMAMSVDFKAYVDQACRAAEEFVNIYYETMDKRRRALIRLYLDKATLLWNGNVVTGLDAMANFFEMLPSSEFQVNMLDCQPVHEQATQSQTTVLVVTSGTVKFDGNRQHYFNQNFLLTAQSTPNNTVWKIASDCFRFQDWASS